A region of Myxococcus stipitatus DSM 14675 DNA encodes the following proteins:
- a CDS encoding SulP family inorganic anion transporter gives MSTSHGNAGSAWKNLAADLPASLVVFLVALPLCMGIALASGAPIVSGLIAGVVGGLVVGLLGGAPLLVSGPAAGLAVMVFGFIQQMGLAMTCAAVVGAGLVQMALGGMKVARAALAISPAVIHGMLAGIGILIVLGQVHIVLGGSPQSSAWQNVRELPEQVMSLHGPAAMLGLLTIALMVVWPMLAKGKLKMVPAPLVAVVGASAVSVVWGADVKRVELPANVFSNMQWPALPTDNWGPFLVAVLSLALVASAESLLSAVATDKMHTGPRANLDKELFAQGAANTLSGLVGGLPITGVIVRSAANIAAGARSRMSGLLHGVWLLLFVTMLGSVAGLVPLTVLAGLLVVVGAKLVNMHHIRELSKRGEVIVYAATVAGVVGINLLAGIGLGLLVAILRLLWRLGSVKVDVTQANGEHLVRVSGSLTFVGVPRLSTALAQIPAGSKVRIDLSVDTLDHSGFEAIESWSDTYRKTGGSVVMESLEEVWVRSGTTQASRSVLNTSVSSNKLASEGAP, from the coding sequence ATGTCGACGAGTCATGGGAATGCTGGCTCGGCCTGGAAGAACCTGGCCGCTGACCTACCTGCTTCCCTGGTGGTCTTCCTTGTGGCGCTGCCCTTGTGCATGGGTATCGCGCTGGCGTCGGGTGCGCCCATCGTGTCGGGCCTCATCGCTGGCGTGGTGGGTGGCCTGGTCGTGGGACTGCTGGGCGGTGCGCCGTTGCTGGTGAGTGGTCCGGCGGCGGGCCTGGCGGTGATGGTGTTTGGCTTCATCCAGCAGATGGGTCTGGCGATGACCTGCGCGGCGGTGGTCGGCGCGGGGCTCGTGCAGATGGCGCTGGGGGGGATGAAGGTCGCGCGCGCCGCGCTGGCCATTTCCCCGGCGGTGATTCACGGCATGCTCGCGGGCATTGGCATCCTCATCGTGCTGGGCCAGGTGCACATCGTGCTGGGTGGCAGTCCCCAGTCGAGCGCATGGCAGAACGTGAGGGAGCTGCCCGAGCAGGTGATGTCGCTGCATGGTCCCGCGGCGATGCTGGGCCTGCTCACCATCGCGCTGATGGTGGTGTGGCCCATGCTGGCCAAGGGCAAGCTGAAGATGGTGCCCGCGCCGCTGGTGGCCGTGGTGGGTGCGTCGGCGGTCTCGGTGGTCTGGGGCGCGGACGTGAAGCGCGTGGAGCTGCCGGCCAACGTGTTCAGCAACATGCAGTGGCCGGCGCTGCCCACCGACAACTGGGGCCCGTTCCTGGTGGCGGTGCTGTCGCTGGCGCTGGTGGCCAGCGCGGAGTCGCTCCTGTCGGCGGTGGCCACGGACAAGATGCACACGGGGCCTCGCGCCAACCTGGACAAGGAGCTGTTCGCGCAGGGCGCGGCGAACACGCTGTCCGGGCTCGTGGGCGGTCTGCCCATCACGGGCGTCATCGTGCGCAGCGCGGCGAACATCGCGGCGGGTGCCAGGTCGCGCATGTCGGGGCTCCTGCACGGCGTGTGGCTGTTGTTGTTCGTGACGATGCTGGGCTCGGTGGCGGGGCTGGTGCCGCTCACGGTGCTCGCGGGCCTGCTCGTCGTCGTCGGCGCGAAGCTTGTCAACATGCACCACATCCGCGAGCTGTCGAAGCGCGGTGAGGTGATTGTCTATGCGGCGACGGTGGCGGGTGTCGTCGGCATCAACCTGCTGGCGGGCATCGGCCTGGGATTGCTGGTGGCCATCCTGCGGTTGTTGTGGCGACTGGGCAGCGTGAAGGTGGACGTGACGCAGGCGAACGGGGAGCACCTGGTTCGTGTGTCGGGCTCGCTCACCTTCGTGGGCGTGCCGCGGCTGTCCACCGCGCTCGCGCAGATTCCCGCTGGTTCGAAGGTGCGCATCGACCTGTCGGTGGATACGCTGGACCACTCGGGCTTCGAGGCCATCGAAAGCTGGAGTGACACGTATCGCAAGACGGGCGGCTCGGTCGTCATGGAGTCGCTCGAGGAGGTGTGGGTCCGCAGTGGAACGACTCAGGCCTCGCGTTCTGTTCTCAACACTTCTGTTTCCTCCAACAAACTCGCCTCCGAAGGTGCCCCATGA
- a CDS encoding sigma-54-dependent transcriptional regulator, translating into MSTHLLLVDDDRTFASLAATVLRHEGFRVTLAHSLHDARAALGRQAPEVVVLDRRLPDGDGIDFLPELRAQFPDTAVMMVTAHGDIASAVDAIKQGARDYLSKPVELDDLVLRARRAAADLQLHERLRQAESELGGRRRLLRPRAPAMVSALQMIERIATAPRSPVLITGETGAGKEVLARHLHNVQGGQGPFVHVNCAALPSALVESELFGHERGAFTDARAARRGLVEVADGGILFLDEIGELPLSLQAKLLTFLDQGAFRRLGGTTELSSNARVVTATNRDLTREVAEGRFREDLYFRLSVFRVEIPPLRQRREDVLPLAESLLVELCAELGRRPVDFTPAARTRLERYPFPGNVRELRNVLERALVLEPGPALELQALEPRGPMGPAVADPDAFVVGGPPRALDDVERLYVKHVLGRLEGRRMEAAKVLGLSYPTFLRKLEES; encoded by the coding sequence ATGAGCACCCATCTGCTGCTGGTGGACGACGACCGGACCTTCGCCTCGCTGGCGGCCACGGTGCTGCGGCACGAGGGCTTTCGCGTGACGCTGGCGCACTCGCTCCACGACGCCCGCGCGGCGCTGGGGCGGCAGGCCCCGGAGGTGGTGGTGTTGGACCGGCGCCTTCCGGATGGCGACGGCATCGACTTCCTGCCGGAGCTGCGCGCGCAGTTCCCCGACACCGCGGTGATGATGGTGACGGCGCACGGCGACATCGCCAGCGCGGTGGACGCCATCAAGCAGGGCGCGCGCGACTACTTGTCCAAGCCCGTGGAGCTCGACGACCTGGTCCTCCGCGCGCGCCGGGCCGCCGCGGACCTCCAGCTCCACGAGCGACTGCGTCAGGCGGAGAGCGAGCTGGGCGGCAGGCGGCGCCTCTTGCGTCCGCGCGCGCCCGCCATGGTGTCCGCGCTCCAGATGATCGAGCGCATCGCCACCGCGCCGCGCAGCCCCGTGCTCATCACCGGCGAGACGGGCGCGGGCAAGGAGGTGCTCGCCAGGCACCTCCACAACGTGCAAGGCGGCCAGGGCCCCTTCGTCCACGTCAACTGCGCCGCGCTGCCGTCCGCGCTGGTGGAGAGCGAGCTGTTCGGCCACGAGCGCGGCGCCTTCACGGACGCCCGCGCGGCGAGGCGCGGACTGGTGGAGGTGGCCGACGGCGGCATCCTCTTCCTCGACGAGATTGGCGAGTTGCCGCTGAGCCTCCAGGCCAAGCTGCTCACCTTCCTGGACCAGGGCGCCTTCCGCCGGCTGGGCGGCACGACGGAGCTGAGCAGCAACGCGCGCGTGGTGACGGCCACCAACCGCGACCTCACGCGCGAGGTGGCCGAGGGCCGCTTCCGCGAGGACCTGTACTTCCGCCTCAGCGTCTTCCGCGTGGAGATTCCGCCCCTGCGTCAGCGGCGCGAGGACGTGCTGCCGCTGGCGGAGTCGCTGCTGGTGGAGCTGTGCGCGGAGCTGGGGCGCAGGCCCGTGGACTTCACCCCCGCGGCGAGGACGCGCCTGGAGCGCTATCCCTTCCCGGGCAACGTGCGGGAGCTGCGCAACGTGCTGGAGCGCGCGCTGGTGCTCGAGCCCGGGCCCGCACTGGAGCTCCAGGCCCTGGAGCCCCGGGGGCCCATGGGGCCCGCCGTCGCGGACCCGGATGCCTTCGTCGTCGGGGGGCCTCCGCGCGCGCTGGATGACGTGGAGCGCCTGTACGTGAAGCACGTCCTGGGCCGCCTGGAGGGCCGACGCATGGAGGCCGCCAAGGTGCTGGGCCTGTCGTACCCCACGTTCCTCCGCAAGCTCGAGGAGTCCTGA
- a CDS encoding sensor histidine kinase, producing the protein MSTSDTPPPPPTSPPPRTLPVPTLTPTPGQLAHAQRRGGRSALLGLGLVGVVALTSPVLGYLEDVGNAREELLGHLSNQARVQADALGVHLLLLEAELARVAEHPTLFPEDGASPAERALLDSAFYHSSLFSEGVALLGPRGERVWSDPPGMSLGVVPITSRPWFQRMLERKTPTIDLLEGEGGPLVVAVPLVKEGQIKGVLLGEVRTEALPTRSTEETALFLMDARGRLLLPATSRSYQEGFAESLRPLARAPGPLMMDGTRMMGAAAWVGRSELLLVVLEEEETATAGLRSRFLRQLAFHIALLTCTLGLFLVLLRHSYRSLLEAEERLRRQETMAALGTAAALIAHEVKNALNGIQAALSVLRKTPAGSELPVRGLRSQVERLGHLARSLLSFGAPRAALRRNCEMRLLVEDALQAVRMLPESEEVELRTSLEENLTVQGDAALLVSAIDNLVRNAVEAGAVAKDTGLRPSPWVVVNLTREGADAVLVVEDNAGGVDPRLEPRLWEPFATGRAKGVGLGLPMARTSVEAHGGSLTYTRRPLGSLFTLRLPLESTS; encoded by the coding sequence GTGAGCACCTCGGACACCCCACCACCCCCGCCCACTTCGCCGCCACCGCGCACGCTGCCGGTGCCCACGCTGACGCCCACACCGGGGCAGCTGGCGCACGCACAGCGACGCGGTGGCCGCTCGGCGCTCCTGGGGTTGGGGTTGGTGGGCGTGGTGGCGCTCACCAGCCCCGTGCTCGGCTACCTGGAGGATGTGGGCAACGCGCGCGAGGAGCTGCTGGGGCACCTGTCCAACCAGGCCCGCGTGCAGGCGGACGCCTTGGGAGTGCACCTGCTCCTGCTGGAGGCGGAGCTGGCGCGCGTCGCGGAGCACCCCACGCTGTTCCCGGAGGACGGGGCTTCTCCCGCGGAGCGGGCGCTGCTCGACAGCGCCTTCTATCACTCGTCGCTCTTCTCCGAGGGCGTGGCGCTGCTGGGCCCTCGCGGTGAGCGCGTGTGGAGCGACCCGCCGGGCATGTCGCTGGGCGTGGTGCCCATCACCAGCCGCCCGTGGTTCCAGCGGATGTTGGAGCGCAAGACGCCGACCATCGACCTGCTCGAGGGCGAGGGCGGGCCGCTCGTCGTGGCCGTGCCCCTGGTGAAGGAAGGTCAAATCAAGGGCGTGCTGCTGGGCGAGGTGCGCACCGAGGCGCTGCCCACGCGCTCCACCGAGGAGACCGCGCTGTTCCTCATGGATGCGCGAGGGCGCCTGCTGCTGCCCGCGACGTCCCGGAGCTACCAGGAGGGCTTCGCGGAGTCGCTGCGCCCGCTGGCGCGCGCGCCGGGGCCCTTGATGATGGACGGCACGCGGATGATGGGCGCGGCGGCGTGGGTGGGCAGGAGCGAGCTGCTGCTCGTGGTTCTGGAAGAGGAGGAGACGGCCACGGCGGGCCTGCGCTCGCGCTTCCTGCGGCAGCTGGCCTTCCACATCGCGCTGCTCACCTGCACGTTGGGGCTGTTCCTGGTGCTGCTGCGCCACTCGTACCGCTCGCTGCTGGAGGCGGAGGAGCGGCTGCGCAGGCAGGAGACGATGGCCGCGCTGGGCACCGCCGCGGCGCTCATCGCCCATGAGGTGAAGAACGCGCTCAACGGCATCCAGGCCGCGCTGTCCGTGCTGAGGAAGACGCCCGCGGGCAGCGAGCTGCCGGTGCGGGGGCTGCGCTCGCAGGTGGAGCGGCTGGGGCACCTGGCGCGCTCGCTCTTGTCCTTCGGCGCGCCTCGTGCCGCGCTGCGCCGCAACTGTGAGATGCGCCTGTTGGTGGAGGACGCGCTCCAGGCGGTGCGCATGCTGCCCGAGTCGGAGGAGGTGGAGCTGCGCACGTCGCTGGAGGAGAATCTCACCGTGCAGGGTGACGCGGCGCTGCTGGTGTCGGCCATCGACAACCTGGTGCGCAACGCGGTGGAGGCGGGCGCGGTGGCCAAGGACACGGGCCTGCGGCCCTCGCCGTGGGTGGTGGTGAACCTGACGCGGGAAGGAGCGGACGCGGTGCTGGTGGTGGAGGACAACGCGGGCGGGGTGGACCCCAGGCTGGAGCCTCGGCTGTGGGAGCCTTTCGCGACGGGACGCGCGAAGGGCGTGGGCCTGGGGTTGCCCATGGCGCGCACGTCGGTGGAGGCTCACGGTGGAAGCCTGACCTATACGCGCCGTCCCCTGGGCAGTCTCTTCACGCTGCGGCTACCCCTGGAGTCCACGTCATGA
- a CDS encoding hydroxymethylglutaryl-CoA reductase, degradative: MATEFVGPQGARGDASIQTVFSGFQCLSLEERRERMESGLGLDAQTLDGLTGVEGPRLESTLSTVENAVGLFSLPLGLGLPLKVNGRDYAVPMVVEEPSVIPALSFVAKLVGEAGGFVAESDPSLMIGQIQLTRYGPPSFAMARILEARTELLALANAMHPQLMDEGGGARDVEVRLLPAPEGPGMEPLLVVHVLVDTKEAMGAHLVNTMMEGIAPRIEQLTGGKVYLRILTHLSDRRLARARCSIPERALADFGLGGVEVAEGIVQASRFAQADPYRAATHNKGIMNGIDALALATGQDWRALEAGAHAFAARTGRYGPLSVWRREGGNLLGDIQLPLALGTVGDAQLTHPGVQAALKVLGHPPARELACIFASVGLAQNLAAIRALGSAGNQRGHMALQARSVATSVGAPPEWVEAIAALLVQEGEVRVDRARQVLDRMRGGEGSPLEPPPSGARRQGEPV, encoded by the coding sequence ATGGCAACGGAGTTCGTGGGTCCCCAGGGGGCTCGAGGGGACGCGTCAATCCAGACTGTATTTTCCGGCTTCCAGTGCCTGTCGTTGGAGGAGCGACGGGAGCGGATGGAGTCGGGACTGGGGTTGGACGCGCAGACACTCGATGGGCTCACAGGAGTGGAAGGACCGAGACTGGAGTCGACGCTGTCCACGGTGGAGAACGCCGTGGGCTTGTTCAGCCTTCCGCTGGGGTTGGGGCTCCCGCTGAAGGTCAACGGAAGGGACTACGCGGTCCCCATGGTGGTGGAGGAGCCGTCCGTCATTCCCGCCCTCTCGTTCGTCGCGAAGCTGGTGGGCGAAGCGGGGGGCTTCGTCGCGGAATCGGACCCTTCGCTGATGATTGGTCAGATACAGCTCACCCGCTACGGGCCGCCCAGCTTCGCCATGGCGCGCATCCTGGAGGCCCGAACGGAGTTGCTTGCGCTGGCCAACGCGATGCACCCGCAGCTGATGGATGAGGGCGGTGGTGCGCGCGACGTGGAGGTGCGCCTGTTGCCCGCGCCGGAGGGGCCGGGCATGGAGCCGCTCCTGGTGGTGCATGTGCTCGTGGACACGAAGGAGGCGATGGGGGCCCACCTGGTGAACACGATGATGGAGGGCATCGCGCCTCGCATCGAGCAGCTCACCGGAGGCAAGGTCTACCTGCGCATCCTCACGCACCTGTCGGACCGGAGGCTCGCGCGGGCGCGATGTTCCATTCCGGAGCGCGCGCTGGCGGACTTCGGCCTCGGCGGGGTGGAGGTGGCGGAGGGAATCGTCCAGGCGAGCCGCTTCGCGCAGGCGGACCCCTACCGCGCGGCCACGCACAACAAGGGCATCATGAACGGCATCGATGCGCTGGCGCTGGCCACGGGGCAGGACTGGCGCGCGCTCGAGGCGGGGGCCCATGCCTTCGCGGCTCGCACGGGGCGCTACGGGCCGCTGTCCGTGTGGCGGCGTGAAGGCGGCAACCTGCTGGGCGACATCCAGCTGCCGCTGGCGCTGGGCACGGTGGGCGATGCGCAGCTGACACACCCGGGCGTCCAGGCGGCGCTCAAGGTGCTGGGGCATCCGCCGGCGCGGGAGCTGGCGTGCATCTTCGCCTCGGTGGGACTCGCGCAGAACCTGGCGGCGATTCGCGCGCTGGGCTCGGCGGGCAACCAGCGGGGACACATGGCGCTGCAGGCGCGCTCGGTGGCGACGAGTGTCGGCGCGCCGCCGGAGTGGGTGGAGGCCATCGCCGCCTTGTTGGTGCAGGAAGGCGAGGTGAGGGTGGACCGGGCGCGGCAGGTGCTCGACCGGATGCGAGGAGGCGAGGGCTCTCCGCTGGAGCCACCCCCTTCCGGCGCCCGGCGGCAAGGAGAGCCGGTCTGA
- a CDS encoding response regulator has product MAHVLIVDDEPDLAQLIDFNLRDAGFSTQLAATGETALASAREHPPELVLLDLMLPDMSGIDVCRQLRAQSASREILIVMLTAKSEESDRIRGFEVGADDYVVKPFSVRELVLRLKAILRRGGVPPSSQAAPLALGALKLDLTAHRFYVEEKEVPLTALEFRLLGHLMTRTGRVQTREQLLEEVWGLSSSLETRTIDTHVMRLRDKLGPARALLETVRGVGYRIVEPSP; this is encoded by the coding sequence ATGGCCCATGTCCTCATCGTCGACGACGAACCCGATCTCGCCCAGCTCATCGACTTCAACCTGCGTGACGCCGGCTTCTCCACGCAGCTGGCGGCCACCGGAGAAACGGCGCTCGCCTCCGCGCGCGAGCACCCTCCCGAGCTCGTCCTCCTGGACTTGATGCTCCCCGACATGTCCGGCATCGACGTCTGCCGGCAGCTTCGCGCCCAGTCCGCCTCGCGCGAAATCCTCATCGTGATGCTCACCGCCAAGAGCGAGGAGTCGGACCGCATCCGAGGCTTCGAGGTCGGCGCGGACGACTACGTCGTCAAGCCCTTCAGCGTGCGGGAGCTGGTGCTGCGCCTCAAGGCCATCCTCCGCCGAGGTGGCGTGCCCCCCTCCTCCCAGGCCGCCCCCCTGGCCCTGGGCGCCCTCAAACTGGACCTCACCGCGCACCGCTTCTACGTTGAGGAGAAGGAAGTCCCCCTCACCGCGCTGGAGTTCCGTCTCTTGGGCCACCTCATGACCCGCACGGGCCGGGTGCAGACACGAGAGCAGCTCCTCGAAGAGGTCTGGGGCCTGTCTTCATCCCTGGAGACCCGCACCATCGACACGCACGTCATGCGCCTGCGCGACAAGCTCGGCCCCGCGCGCGCGCTCCTGGAGACGGTGCGTGGGGTGGGATACCGCATCGTCGAACCGTCCCCGTGA
- a CDS encoding porin has translation MRRLAHTSLVLALCPTLALAQQSSPPADEAASPAPASEAPAADSSAPATTSEADAAPADADIDERMTIAEGKVAALEEQNTETKNDLLSLKRLKLSGYVQGRYQYQQSLDESGTGGFSRFGVRRGRLKTTYTTDWAQMMLQIDAVPAAPGVTVRDAEATLFIPGTKQQLSLTLGQMKWPFGYEAVQSSSDREMPERTRVIRAFLPDERDRGIKFAGNFLEGKVNVSVGLFDGDGIFNQGYVGSDNDKEKDFIGRAGFDLGWLSGGVSGWHGYSIAKAPSDTYRKAHTRDRLGLDAQVYLDVLPFGATSIKGEYIVGKGYWKSSGDVKVEQLGVPASGWYGLIVQNVGLTNAVAVRYDWFDPEHGKKNAAVEGRPASSNTVGTLGVSLLHYFGENLKVTAAYELPMTAAPSGAQEPHDNLFTLQMQARY, from the coding sequence ATGCGCCGACTCGCCCACACCTCCCTCGTCCTCGCCCTGTGTCCCACCCTCGCGCTGGCGCAGCAGTCGTCGCCCCCCGCCGATGAGGCCGCGTCCCCGGCGCCCGCCTCGGAGGCCCCCGCCGCGGACAGCTCCGCGCCCGCCACGACGTCCGAGGCGGACGCGGCCCCGGCGGATGCGGATATCGACGAGAGGATGACCATCGCCGAGGGGAAGGTCGCCGCGCTCGAGGAGCAGAACACCGAGACGAAGAACGACCTGCTCTCCCTCAAGCGGCTGAAGCTCTCCGGCTACGTGCAGGGGCGCTACCAGTACCAGCAGAGCCTGGATGAGTCGGGGACGGGCGGCTTCAGCCGCTTCGGCGTGCGCCGGGGTCGCCTCAAGACGACCTACACCACGGACTGGGCGCAGATGATGCTGCAGATCGACGCGGTGCCCGCCGCCCCGGGCGTCACCGTGCGCGACGCCGAGGCCACCCTCTTCATCCCCGGCACGAAGCAGCAGCTCTCCCTCACCCTGGGGCAGATGAAGTGGCCGTTCGGCTACGAAGCCGTCCAGTCCTCCAGCGACCGGGAGATGCCCGAGCGCACCCGCGTCATCCGCGCCTTCCTCCCGGACGAGCGCGACCGCGGCATCAAGTTCGCGGGCAACTTCCTGGAGGGCAAGGTGAACGTCAGCGTCGGACTCTTCGACGGCGACGGCATCTTCAACCAGGGCTACGTCGGCTCCGACAACGACAAGGAGAAGGACTTCATCGGCCGCGCGGGCTTCGACTTGGGCTGGCTGTCCGGCGGCGTCTCCGGCTGGCACGGCTACTCCATCGCCAAGGCCCCGTCGGACACCTACCGCAAGGCCCACACGCGCGACCGGCTGGGGCTGGACGCGCAGGTGTACCTGGACGTGCTGCCCTTCGGCGCCACCTCCATCAAGGGCGAGTACATCGTCGGCAAGGGCTACTGGAAGAGCTCCGGCGACGTGAAGGTGGAGCAGCTCGGCGTGCCCGCCAGCGGCTGGTACGGGTTGATTGTCCAGAATGTGGGCCTGACGAACGCCGTGGCCGTCCGCTACGACTGGTTCGACCCGGAGCACGGCAAGAAGAACGCGGCCGTGGAGGGCCGCCCCGCCTCCAGCAACACGGTGGGCACCCTGGGCGTGTCGCTCCTCCACTACTTCGGGGAGAACCTCAAGGTCACCGCCGCCTACGAGCTGCCGATGACGGCCGCGCCCTCCGGTGCGCAGGAGCCGCACGACAACCTGTTCACGCTTCAGATGCAGGCCCGCTACTAG
- a CDS encoding phosphate ABC transporter substrate-binding protein, whose protein sequence is MKAFLGSIVAGLLLALPLAAQAGNVTVKGSDTMVILGQRWAEEFMKKTPGTKVQVTGGGSGVGLAALQNGTTEIAMSSREMKDAEKTKLRTRYNTTGVEIPVAKDGVTFYVSESNPISALTVEQLRGIYVGDITNWKQVGGADAPIIIYSRENSSGTYVFVKDHVLDGEDYVASAQTLPGTAAVVNAVSKEKNSIGYGGAAYAKGIKELKIKKGNEEVAPSAENIKTGKYPLSRDLYFYLRNKPSGDAKTFIDFALSPEGQAVVTKVGYFPVK, encoded by the coding sequence ATGAAGGCATTCCTCGGTTCAATCGTCGCGGGCCTGCTGCTCGCCCTCCCGCTCGCCGCCCAGGCGGGCAATGTCACCGTGAAGGGCTCGGACACCATGGTCATCCTCGGCCAGCGCTGGGCCGAGGAGTTCATGAAGAAGACGCCCGGCACCAAGGTCCAGGTGACGGGCGGTGGCTCCGGTGTGGGGCTCGCCGCGCTCCAGAACGGCACCACTGAAATCGCCATGTCCAGCCGCGAGATGAAGGACGCGGAGAAGACCAAGCTGCGCACCCGCTACAACACCACGGGCGTGGAGATTCCGGTCGCCAAGGACGGCGTCACCTTCTACGTCAGCGAGAGCAACCCCATCAGCGCGCTCACCGTGGAGCAGCTGCGCGGCATCTACGTGGGCGACATCACCAACTGGAAGCAGGTGGGCGGCGCGGATGCCCCCATCATCATCTACTCCCGCGAGAACTCCTCCGGCACCTACGTCTTCGTGAAGGACCACGTGCTGGACGGCGAGGACTACGTCGCCTCCGCCCAGACGCTGCCCGGCACCGCCGCGGTGGTGAACGCCGTCTCCAAGGAGAAGAACAGCATCGGCTACGGCGGCGCCGCGTACGCCAAGGGCATCAAGGAGCTCAAAATCAAGAAGGGCAACGAAGAGGTCGCCCCCTCGGCCGAGAACATCAAGACGGGCAAGTACCCGCTGTCGCGCGACCTCTACTTCTACCTGCGCAACAAGCCCTCGGGGGATGCCAAGACGTTCATCGACTTCGCGCTTTCGCCGGAAGGTCAGGCCGTGGTCACCAAGGTCGGATACTTCCCGGTGAAGTAG
- the pstC gene encoding phosphate ABC transporter permease subunit PstC, with product MEQGLSQPLVAPSLSPAARRRQLREKVIAGLITLMAFTGIAALILIIIFVAKEALGLFLDAEARHEASLSKMFLAQDVPAGRPAFRWQPVSKVPKVSMIPLFVGTLKTTVVSMLVAVPLGVFGALFAAEFAPRRLRELLKPVIELLAGIPSVVLGFFALMVMSTVVKDVFHFDRPLNAMLAGLGLALAIVPVIFTVSEDALTAVPRSYREASLALGATPWETAWKVVLPAAAPGILAACVLGFGRAIGETMIVLMASGNADVISWSLGDSARSLSATIAAEMGEVVVGSPHYSLLFFIGVQLFLFTFVLNLMASTWTRRVVRKLTGGAA from the coding sequence ATGGAGCAGGGTCTCAGTCAGCCACTCGTCGCGCCCTCGTTGTCGCCGGCCGCGCGGAGGCGGCAGCTTCGGGAGAAGGTCATCGCGGGGCTCATCACCCTCATGGCCTTCACCGGCATCGCGGCGCTCATCCTCATCATCATCTTCGTGGCCAAGGAAGCCCTCGGCCTCTTCCTGGATGCCGAGGCCCGCCACGAGGCCAGCCTCTCCAAGATGTTCCTGGCGCAGGACGTGCCAGCGGGCCGCCCGGCCTTCCGCTGGCAGCCCGTCTCCAAGGTGCCCAAGGTCAGCATGATTCCGCTGTTCGTGGGCACCCTGAAGACCACCGTCGTCTCCATGCTGGTGGCGGTGCCCCTGGGGGTCTTCGGCGCGCTGTTCGCCGCGGAGTTCGCGCCCCGCCGGCTGCGTGAGCTGCTCAAGCCCGTCATCGAGCTGCTCGCCGGCATCCCCTCCGTCGTCCTGGGCTTCTTCGCGCTGATGGTGATGTCCACGGTGGTCAAGGACGTCTTCCACTTCGACCGCCCGCTCAACGCGATGCTGGCGGGCCTGGGCCTGGCGCTCGCCATCGTCCCCGTCATCTTCACCGTGTCCGAGGACGCGCTCACCGCGGTGCCTCGCAGCTACCGCGAGGCGTCGCTCGCGCTGGGCGCCACGCCCTGGGAGACCGCGTGGAAGGTGGTCCTCCCCGCCGCGGCCCCCGGCATCCTCGCCGCGTGCGTGCTGGGCTTCGGCCGCGCCATCGGCGAGACGATGATTGTCCTCATGGCCTCCGGCAACGCGGACGTCATCTCCTGGAGCCTGGGGGACTCGGCGCGCTCGCTGTCGGCGACCATCGCCGCGGAGATGGGTGAGGTGGTGGTGGGCAGCCCGCACTACTCGCTCTTGTTCTTCATCGGCGTGCAGCTCTTCCTCTTCACCTTCGTGCTCAACCTGATGGCCTCCACCTGGACCCGGCGAGTCGTCCGCAAGCTCACCGGAGGTGCCGCGTGA
- the pstA gene encoding phosphate ABC transporter permease PstA, with product MKPGTRRAVGLVLTSLTALAAFLIVAVLVIILFNIAENGAAGVTWTFLSQPPADGMMGGGIFPAIFGTAALTLLMTVAVMPVGVLTAVYLHEYAPPNSLFARIVRVAVVNLAGVPSIVFGLFGLGFFILFVGQGMDRALGHEEMYWAQPGLLWAALTLAVLTLPVVIVSTEEALRAVPMDHRTASLALGATQSQTLARVVLPGALPGILTGAVLAISRGAGEVAPILFTGAAYFLPDLPTHLNSQFMHLGYHTYVMATQSPDVEATRPLLYSTVLVLLLLTFALNLVAVIIRTRTRRKAAGAH from the coding sequence GTGAAGCCCGGGACACGCCGCGCGGTGGGCCTGGTGCTCACGTCGCTCACCGCCCTGGCCGCCTTCCTCATCGTGGCGGTGCTGGTCATCATCCTCTTCAACATCGCGGAGAACGGGGCCGCGGGCGTCACGTGGACGTTCCTCTCCCAGCCTCCCGCGGACGGGATGATGGGCGGCGGCATCTTCCCCGCCATCTTCGGCACCGCGGCCCTCACGCTGCTGATGACGGTGGCGGTGATGCCGGTGGGCGTGCTGACGGCCGTCTACCTGCACGAGTACGCGCCGCCCAACTCCCTCTTCGCGCGCATCGTGCGCGTGGCCGTCGTCAACCTGGCGGGAGTGCCCTCCATCGTCTTCGGCCTGTTCGGCCTGGGCTTCTTCATCCTCTTCGTGGGCCAGGGCATGGACCGCGCGCTCGGCCATGAGGAGATGTACTGGGCGCAGCCGGGCCTCTTGTGGGCGGCGCTCACCCTGGCGGTGCTGACCCTGCCGGTGGTCATCGTCTCCACCGAGGAGGCGCTGCGCGCGGTGCCCATGGACCACCGCACCGCGAGCCTCGCGCTGGGCGCCACGCAATCCCAGACATTGGCCCGCGTGGTGCTCCCAGGCGCGCTGCCCGGCATCCTCACGGGCGCGGTGCTGGCCATCTCCCGAGGCGCGGGCGAAGTGGCTCCCATCCTCTTCACGGGCGCCGCCTACTTCCTGCCGGACCTGCCCACCCACCTCAACTCGCAGTTCATGCACCTGGGCTACCACACGTACGTGATGGCCACCCAGTCGCCGGACGTGGAGGCCACCCGTCCCCTGCTCTACTCGACGGTGCTGGTGCTGCTGCTGCTCACCTTCGCCCTCAACCTCGTCGCGGTCATCATCCGCACGCGCACGCGCCGCAAGGCCGCGGGCGCCCACTGA